One genomic window of bacterium includes the following:
- a CDS encoding FAD:protein FMN transferase, whose product MNTQVKVIAWTDKDELTVKDYFSKAIQEIQRIEKLYTRFQKDSYLSSFNNRKFTVVTKEFFQIALFLFFFASKSEDYFDPTIIDFLEAYGYGPGYHFEKLNNEIELKKSIEKLKASRPSIKDTKFKVIQNGIEKFKFSIDEFQGQVKNDLKNLLDYEFKSLIDFVDKVSNDEVQKKIEADQFSTKTFRKKLLGPNDQHNLQFEIILAQDQRIEFGGCGKGYAIDRMYHILEPLENFVIDIGGDIRCCGQIEERNWTTSIYGTSDAIAMLSGDVVCVSGKAARQVGNFHHLLNPKDANPTGSFDQILVYASYKDTCNLSLLTTFADAYSTLSYVSPIEKNMFYEVENKGVYKKYINTYLN is encoded by the coding sequence ATGAATACCCAAGTAAAAGTTATTGCTTGGACAGACAAAGACGAACTTACTGTGAAAGATTACTTTAGCAAAGCAATCCAAGAAATTCAAAGGATAGAAAAACTCTATACTAGATTTCAAAAAGATTCATACTTATCAAGCTTCAATAACAGGAAATTTACAGTAGTCACAAAAGAATTTTTTCAAATAGCACTGTTTTTGTTTTTTTTCGCCAGCAAGTCAGAGGATTACTTTGATCCAACAATTATAGATTTCTTGGAAGCCTATGGATATGGCCCTGGATATCATTTTGAGAAGCTGAATAATGAAATTGAACTGAAAAAAAGTATAGAAAAACTGAAAGCAAGTAGGCCAAGTATAAAAGATACGAAATTTAAAGTAATCCAAAATGGTATAGAGAAGTTCAAGTTTTCAATAGATGAATTTCAAGGTCAAGTGAAAAATGATCTCAAAAACCTTTTAGATTATGAGTTTAAAAGTTTAATTGATTTTGTAGATAAAGTATCAAACGATGAAGTTCAAAAGAAAATTGAAGCAGATCAATTTAGTACAAAAACTTTTAGGAAAAAATTGCTAGGTCCAAATGACCAACACAACTTGCAGTTTGAAATAATACTTGCGCAAGACCAAAGGATTGAATTTGGAGGTTGTGGCAAGGGATATGCAATAGATAGGATGTATCATATACTTGAACCACTTGAAAACTTTGTGATAGATATAGGAGGTGATATAAGGTGCTGTGGACAGATTGAAGAAAGAAATTGGACGACATCTATATATGGAACTTCAGATGCAATTGCAATGTTATCAGGGGATGTAGTTTGCGTATCAGGTAAAGCTGCTAGGCAAGTAGGAAATTTCCATCACTTACTAAATCCCAAAGATGCAAACCCTACAGGAAGTTTTGATCAAATTTTGGTTTATGCATCTTATAAAGATACTTGTAACCTCAGCCTTTTGACTACATTTGCTGATGCATATTCAACATTATCTTATGTATCACCAATAGAGAAAAACATGTTTTATGAAGTAGAAAACAAAGGTGTGTATAAAAAGTATATTAACACTTATTTAAATTGA
- the mltG gene encoding endolytic transglycosylase MltG → MKKFLTLLITLIVLAIGTVYSTMNSFKKVNSESTDIITFKVTEGESLSNIARDLEESDLVQDKYKFELYTKLYKKYPTFKAGIFRIAKNLSIEEVVGQLSKPVNMEITIKISEGFRYDEVVDQVTNQIVAQTCETEEEDCFDEIARKFNKEEFRKLIENPDDATLPTLIQKSLPSGKTLEGFLYPDTYYFNANTTSSEVLQKILANFASRFDSLYSSSTNIQGLDLNFYDILKLTSVVTRESSHKVEDDKLIAGVLLNRLNQSYPLQCDTINHYHFKSWTYELTQTDLTKDYPYNSYTKVGLPPTPISNVSISTFQNVLNATDTDYFYFLADKKGILHYSKTWAEHVNFINQYLK, encoded by the coding sequence ATGAAAAAATTCCTGACATTACTAATTACGTTAATAGTTCTTGCAATTGGCACAGTATATTCAACAATGAATTCTTTCAAGAAAGTAAACTCCGAATCAACAGATATTATAACATTCAAAGTAACAGAAGGAGAGTCATTATCAAACATTGCCAGAGACTTGGAAGAAAGTGACTTAGTTCAAGATAAGTATAAGTTTGAGCTATATACAAAACTTTACAAAAAATACCCAACCTTCAAAGCAGGTATTTTCCGAATTGCGAAAAACCTAAGTATTGAAGAAGTCGTAGGTCAGTTATCTAAACCTGTAAATATGGAAATTACAATAAAAATCTCAGAAGGTTTTAGGTATGACGAAGTAGTTGATCAAGTTACAAATCAAATCGTAGCTCAAACATGTGAAACAGAAGAAGAAGACTGTTTTGATGAAATTGCAAGGAAATTCAACAAAGAAGAGTTTAGAAAGCTTATTGAAAATCCAGATGACGCAACTTTACCAACTTTAATTCAAAAATCATTACCTTCCGGCAAAACCTTGGAGGGTTTTTTGTACCCTGATACTTACTACTTCAATGCAAATACGACAAGTTCAGAAGTACTCCAAAAAATTCTTGCTAACTTCGCAAGCAGGTTTGATTCACTCTATAGCTCAAGCACAAACATACAAGGGTTAGATTTGAACTTTTATGATATATTGAAACTAACTTCAGTTGTGACTCGAGAATCCAGCCATAAGGTTGAGGATGATAAGCTAATTGCAGGGGTACTACTCAATAGGCTAAACCAAAGTTATCCACTTCAGTGTGACACTATAAATCACTATCACTTCAAAAGTTGGACTTATGAGCTTACACAAACTGATTTAACAAAAGATTACCCTTACAATTCATATACCAAAGTTGGTCTACCGCCAACTCCAATATCAAATGTTTCAATCTCAACTTTTCAAAATGTTTTAAATGCAACAGATACTGATTATTTCTACTTTTTAGCTGATAAAAAAGGAATTCTGCATTATTCAAAGACTTGGGCAGAACATGTCAATTTTATAAATCAATATTTAAAATAA
- a CDS encoding bifunctional 5,10-methylenetetrahydrofolate dehydrogenase/5,10-methenyltetrahydrofolate cyclohydrolase has translation MNIFDGKKHAQRVYDVISQTLLGSKLVILQVGDDLPSSKYIELKQSAAKTLQVAFELYRYPTNISESILLAKINELNEDPSVTGFMVQSPLPKELNLKSLVSYILPEKDVDGMNVSLSSVVYPAVVESILEAIQEAYEVSNSKQNFLKGKVVSIVNDSIILGRPLAMKLLDLGATVKVLNRFTVNLEDQIRESEIIVSGTGVRNLIKIASLSLDQVCIDCGAPQGDFEFNNKFDFDALANQNFCKFITPVPKGIGPLTVAKLFENLAKLYSK, from the coding sequence ATGAATATTTTTGATGGGAAAAAGCATGCTCAAAGAGTATATGATGTGATAAGTCAAACTCTTCTTGGCTCGAAACTGGTAATTTTGCAAGTGGGTGATGATCTACCATCTAGCAAATATATTGAACTCAAACAAAGTGCGGCAAAAACTCTGCAAGTTGCATTTGAGCTTTATAGATACCCAACGAACATAAGTGAAAGTATCCTTCTAGCTAAGATAAACGAACTCAACGAAGATCCCTCGGTAACTGGATTTATGGTTCAGTCTCCATTACCTAAAGAATTGAACTTGAAAAGTTTAGTAAGTTATATACTTCCTGAAAAAGATGTTGACGGGATGAATGTTTCTTTGAGCTCAGTAGTTTACCCTGCTGTTGTAGAGTCAATTCTTGAGGCGATACAAGAGGCCTATGAGGTAAGCAATTCAAAGCAGAACTTTTTGAAAGGAAAGGTTGTGAGTATAGTAAATGACTCCATAATATTGGGAAGGCCACTGGCAATGAAGTTACTGGATTTGGGTGCAACAGTGAAGGTGTTGAACAGATTCACTGTCAACTTGGAAGACCAAATCCGTGAGAGTGAAATCATAGTATCTGGTACTGGAGTCAGGAACCTCATCAAGATTGCGAGTTTATCTTTAGATCAAGTTTGTATCGACTGTGGTGCGCCACAAGGAGATTTTGAATTTAACAATAAATTTGATTTTGACGCTCTTGCAAATCAAAATTTCTGTAAATTTATAACTCCTGTTCCGAAAGGGATTGGACCATTGACTGTTGCAAAGTTGTTTGAGAATTTGGCTAAATTATACTCAAAATGA
- a CDS encoding methionyl-tRNA formyltransferase, which yields MIRTIFFGTPLFSKNILTYLLEQREIEIASIVTKLPKGKPDKKNNAVYDFAKLSQIPYLTPYKFNNEFEDKLRQIDPDLIIVASYGKILPKWIIDYPKLGSLNVHGSLLPTLRGATPIESAILSGLQKTGLTLQKMSVELDEGDIIGQVELAESLDNINATELYAKLSNLSIHLLDEFLLSYLNGEVTPFKQANLTDIQPTYCYTSDFSFEKAELHFDYKIELDRKIRAFSEIGTWVKNIEIVDVQSGEKTFLTNLVKINSCKSDSTQLSLLCITNEKLEEKLKLSIIKDRLFLSCRDGVLEVLEITPEGKPKQKAKDFINGVWNRLR from the coding sequence ATGATCAGAACTATCTTTTTTGGTACACCATTATTTTCAAAAAATATTCTAACATATCTACTCGAACAAAGGGAGATTGAGATTGCTTCAATTGTTACCAAGTTACCTAAAGGAAAACCAGACAAAAAGAATAATGCTGTATATGACTTTGCGAAATTGTCTCAAATTCCATATCTCACTCCATATAAGTTTAATAATGAATTTGAAGATAAATTGAGACAGATCGACCCAGATCTAATAATTGTTGCATCGTACGGGAAGATTCTTCCCAAATGGATTATTGACTATCCAAAACTCGGAAGCCTAAATGTTCATGGAAGTTTACTTCCTACATTGCGAGGAGCAACTCCGATTGAATCTGCTATATTATCTGGATTACAAAAAACTGGATTAACACTTCAAAAAATGTCTGTTGAACTTGATGAAGGTGATATTATAGGTCAAGTTGAATTAGCCGAAAGTCTAGATAATATCAACGCAACTGAGCTATATGCGAAATTGTCAAACCTATCAATTCATTTGCTCGACGAGTTTTTGCTTAGCTACTTAAATGGCGAAGTAACTCCGTTCAAACAGGCTAACTTAACTGATATTCAGCCTACATATTGTTATACTAGCGACTTTAGCTTTGAGAAAGCCGAGTTACATTTTGATTATAAGATAGAGTTAGACAGGAAAATTCGAGCATTTTCTGAAATTGGGACATGGGTCAAAAATATTGAGATTGTAGATGTTCAAAGTGGAGAAAAAACTTTTTTAACTAACTTAGTCAAAATAAATAGTTGCAAATCCGACTCCACTCAACTTAGTTTATTATGCATCACAAATGAAAAGTTAGAAGAAAAGCTTAAACTATCAATCATAAAGGATCGTCTTTTTTTATCTTGCAGAGATGGTGTTTTAGAAGTTTTGGAAATTACGCCGGAGGGAAAACCAAAGCAAAAAGCAAAAGATTTCATAAATGGCGTTTGGAACAGACTTAGATAA
- the ftsA gene encoding cell division protein FtsA has protein sequence MKKIIAGIDIGSTKIACIVSSVKDGEEPKVIGVASQPSMGIKKGVVVNIDQATKAISMVVEAAERMAGVRVNSVYITVNGKHLTSTNNKGVVATADPNEISQNDVLRAIESARTISIPSSREIIHVVPREFIIDTQPGIKDPIGMSGSRLEVDAHIVSAVSNSLQNLVKCVEALGLNVTDIVFTGWASTISTLSETEKQLGVTLLDIGGGTTSICSFIEDAITYSGSLEYGGMNLTSDMAIVLRTTLEDAEKLKINLNKVIDYNLKTKLKGSDDATAYQRLMSPKKDKKEDEQISIEEEKDMLDISILNIGNLQMVSKKMIERIIEARLKEIFGMCKDQIEQAGFNPRMPAGVVITGGSAMIPGIAQIAQSVFGIPARVAYPKGLGGMIEEVENPQFSALQGLIMHAAVYGMDNEPQLKTGNTLRGNGSVEDNLKGGIFDKVKRIFGGMKV, from the coding sequence ATGAAAAAAATTATTGCAGGAATTGATATTGGCTCAACAAAGATAGCTTGTATAGTATCTTCTGTAAAAGACGGTGAAGAACCAAAGGTAATAGGCGTTGCCAGTCAACCAAGTATGGGTATAAAAAAAGGTGTAGTAGTAAATATAGATCAAGCAACAAAAGCAATTTCTATGGTAGTTGAGGCTGCAGAAAGAATGGCAGGTGTTAGAGTTAATTCAGTTTATATAACCGTTAATGGTAAACATCTGACTTCAACAAACAATAAGGGAGTTGTTGCAACGGCAGATCCAAATGAAATTTCGCAAAATGATGTACTAAGGGCAATTGAATCAGCAAGAACAATATCTATCCCATCATCTAGAGAAATAATTCATGTTGTCCCAAGAGAATTTATAATTGACACACAACCAGGTATAAAAGATCCGATAGGTATGAGTGGTTCTAGGTTGGAAGTAGATGCTCATATAGTCTCTGCAGTATCGAATTCACTACAAAATTTAGTCAAATGCGTAGAGGCATTAGGTTTGAATGTTACTGATATAGTTTTTACAGGTTGGGCTTCAACTATATCTACACTATCTGAAACAGAGAAACAGTTAGGTGTAACTCTTTTAGATATTGGTGGCGGAACTACATCAATTTGTTCTTTTATTGAAGATGCAATTACATACTCAGGTTCGTTGGAGTATGGTGGAATGAACTTAACTTCGGATATGGCTATAGTTCTAAGGACTACTCTTGAGGATGCTGAGAAATTAAAAATAAATCTTAATAAAGTAATAGATTATAACCTTAAAACAAAATTGAAAGGTTCCGATGATGCAACAGCTTACCAAAGGTTGATGTCACCAAAAAAAGACAAAAAGGAAGATGAGCAAATTAGTATTGAAGAAGAAAAGGACATGTTGGATATCTCAATTCTCAACATAGGTAACTTGCAAATGGTTTCGAAAAAAATGATTGAAAGAATCATAGAAGCAAGACTCAAAGAAATCTTTGGAATGTGCAAAGATCAAATTGAACAAGCAGGTTTCAATCCGAGAATGCCAGCAGGTGTTGTAATTACAGGAGGATCAGCTATGATACCCGGCATTGCACAAATTGCACAGTCTGTGTTTGGAATCCCAGCGCGAGTTGCATATCCAAAAGGTTTAGGCGGGATGATAGAAGAAGTAGAAAACCCTCAGTTTTCTGCACTTCAAGGTTTGATAATGCATGCTGCTGTTTATGGAATGGATAATGAACCACAGTTGAAAACAGGGAATACATTGAGGGGCAATGGTTCAGTTGAGGATAATTTGAAAGGAGGGATATTTGATAAAGTAAAAAGAATTTTCGGAGGAATGAAAGTATAA
- a CDS encoding DHH family phosphoesterase, whose product MSKILITAKNMPDLDGVSSMVAYKELLQELNPSNTYFTGEIYQSQPEARFVVDFLKTKEETAYLKWDEVILVDASSTVGLRTDFVPTQVIEVIDHRFLESVNILAKRFPNAKIQNENVGVAVTLVVEKFLAMSRVPKEKTSKLILAAIYSHTQNLSSEILTDRDVAILNYIKSTYEFDLEFIRQMFEFKTEYALRNLKTVLFDNGKIEDLRYFRLSALQVEVMGDEILNSKADILQILAEYNRKNDLSMGFVNIIDMQNKITYLITNDDTLKEVFTKELGFEFTQYLGKFEGLMLRKHILAKLNSKR is encoded by the coding sequence ATGTCAAAAATTTTGATTACAGCAAAGAACATGCCAGATCTTGATGGAGTATCATCAATGGTCGCTTATAAAGAACTTTTGCAAGAGCTTAACCCATCCAATACTTACTTCACAGGAGAAATATATCAATCTCAACCTGAAGCAAGGTTTGTAGTAGACTTTTTGAAGACGAAAGAAGAAACTGCTTATTTGAAATGGGATGAAGTTATATTGGTTGATGCTTCAAGTACTGTAGGGCTTAGAACAGATTTTGTGCCTACTCAAGTTATAGAAGTTATTGATCATCGATTTTTGGAGTCGGTAAATATACTGGCCAAAAGATTTCCAAATGCAAAAATTCAAAATGAAAATGTGGGAGTAGCAGTAACTCTCGTAGTCGAAAAGTTTTTGGCAATGTCGAGAGTCCCAAAGGAAAAAACCTCAAAGCTAATACTGGCAGCTATTTATTCGCATACGCAAAACTTATCTAGTGAGATATTGACGGATCGGGATGTCGCAATCTTGAATTACATTAAGTCCACATACGAATTTGACTTAGAATTTATCAGGCAAATGTTTGAGTTTAAAACTGAGTATGCGCTTAGAAATTTAAAAACTGTTCTTTTTGATAATGGAAAAATAGAAGACTTGAGATATTTCAGGTTGTCAGCTTTGCAAGTAGAGGTGATGGGAGATGAAATTTTGAATAGCAAAGCTGACATTTTGCAAATTTTAGCTGAATATAATAGAAAAAATGATTTAAGTATGGGCTTTGTGAATATCATAGATATGCAGAATAAAATAACATATTTAATTACAAATGATGATACTCTAAAAGAGGTGTTTACAAAAGAGCTAGGTTTTGAGTTTACTCAGTATTTAGGAAAGTTTGAAGGGCTCATGCTTCGGAAGCATATATTAGCGAAACTAAATTCAAAAAGATGA
- a CDS encoding 8-oxo-dGTP diphosphatase: MQEIKRTTILFPIIRDEQRSITQVWLAMKKRGFGVNKWNGVGGKLAGAETFEEAAIREAKEEIGIDILNLSKYAEISFKFENGLQIFSEVFLSDSWSNDPAESEEMMPKLYDIQNIPYDQMWGDDKKWLPLVLNFEKLQASFEFDLEDNIIKREIVKIKEF, encoded by the coding sequence ATGCAAGAGATCAAAAGAACCACAATACTTTTTCCGATTATTCGAGATGAGCAGAGGTCAATTACACAAGTTTGGCTCGCAATGAAGAAAAGGGGATTCGGAGTAAATAAGTGGAATGGTGTTGGAGGCAAGCTTGCTGGAGCTGAAACATTTGAAGAAGCCGCTATTCGTGAAGCAAAGGAAGAAATTGGAATTGATATACTAAATTTGAGCAAATATGCAGAGATAAGTTTCAAATTCGAAAATGGGCTTCAAATATTTAGTGAAGTTTTTCTTTCTGATAGTTGGAGCAACGATCCTGCAGAATCAGAAGAAATGATGCCAAAACTATATGATATTCAGAATATCCCCTATGATCAGATGTGGGGTGATGACAAAAAATGGTTACCATTAGTTTTAAACTTTGAAAAGTTACAAGCCAGCTTTGAATTTGATCTAGAGGATAATATAATTAAAAGAGAAATAGTGAAAATTAAGGAATTTTAG
- a CDS encoding GtrA family protein: protein MSKDKLVQIKKLLQKVKQGCPAREGNSFFFKNIKLILYLIVGGITAIINWGIMAGHQFLMTRFQAQDFVIGKLLEFVMIARPYHLSAFWGYTISALVNYYWNDKYVFDNVETNHKKRIPKFFLVSLTGLFFNLSLTTVFIEKFGVSPYFVTPIVIILGLIWNYIGHKLITFSK, encoded by the coding sequence ATGAGCAAAGACAAATTAGTTCAAATTAAGAAACTACTGCAAAAAGTGAAGCAAGGTTGTCCTGCAAGAGAAGGCAACAGTTTTTTTTTCAAAAACATTAAACTGATACTGTACTTGATAGTAGGTGGTATTACTGCAATAATTAATTGGGGTATAATGGCTGGTCATCAGTTCTTGATGACTAGGTTTCAAGCACAAGATTTTGTAATTGGAAAGTTACTCGAATTTGTAATGATCGCTAGACCATATCACTTAAGTGCATTTTGGGGTTACACTATTTCAGCACTGGTAAACTATTACTGGAATGACAAGTATGTATTTGATAATGTAGAAACTAATCATAAAAAAAGAATTCCAAAGTTTTTTCTTGTTTCATTGACTGGACTATTTTTCAACTTGAGCTTAACTACTGTGTTTATAGAGAAATTTGGCGTATCTCCTTACTTCGTAACACCGATAGTTATAATTTTGGGTCTTATTTGGAACTACATTGGACACAAACTTATAACATTTAGTAAATAA
- a CDS encoding sortase has protein sequence MPLYTKSYKKAEPKIKKAPKKESFDIDDSIDRIIYSNVFRKIVPTFLFLTGVGLLTYQIYPNIKYKLDSAYNKYDQEILSVVPEDYYIKKAELISSVQKGYFSSVIESAEVSNKVLGKSEDTISETYVGTFKLSIPSVNLVSLPIQANVDSASENVYNPILQHNLAHFKGTPVPGMPGNTFVYGHSIQESAYFDDPKNPYVAFTKLFRVKIGEKIFIERDGVNYSYTIFKVKEVSPTDVSVLENTVDNVLTLMTCSPPGNNTKRLIVVARQDNI, from the coding sequence TTGCCCCTCTATACAAAGTCATACAAAAAAGCAGAACCAAAAATCAAAAAAGCCCCAAAAAAGGAAAGTTTTGATATTGATGATTCAATTGATAGAATAATATATTCAAATGTCTTCCGTAAGATCGTTCCCACATTTCTTTTTCTAACTGGAGTTGGTTTGCTTACATATCAAATCTATCCAAATATAAAGTATAAACTCGATAGTGCTTATAATAAATACGATCAAGAGATACTCTCGGTAGTTCCAGAGGATTATTATATAAAGAAAGCAGAGCTTATAAGTTCGGTTCAAAAAGGATATTTTTCTAGTGTTATTGAATCTGCAGAAGTTTCGAATAAAGTTTTGGGTAAGTCAGAAGATACTATATCTGAAACATATGTAGGTACATTCAAACTTAGCATTCCTTCAGTAAATTTGGTTTCATTGCCAATTCAAGCAAATGTTGACTCTGCAAGTGAAAATGTTTACAACCCTATACTGCAGCATAATTTAGCACACTTCAAAGGTACCCCAGTTCCTGGTATGCCAGGGAATACTTTTGTCTATGGGCATTCAATCCAAGAATCTGCATATTTTGATGATCCCAAAAATCCTTATGTTGCGTTTACAAAGTTGTTTAGAGTGAAAATTGGCGAGAAGATATTTATCGAAAGAGATGGTGTAAATTACTCATATACAATTTTCAAGGTCAAAGAGGTCTCGCCAACTGATGTAAGTGTTCTTGAGAATACCGTTGATAATGTTTTGACCCTAATGACATGTTCTCCTCCAGGCAATAATACAAAAAGGTTGATTGTTGTAGCTAGGCAAGACAATATCTAG
- a CDS encoding ceramidase domain-containing protein, translating into MFNSIFNKLSQKAMFGGFCEKQNLSFPVEIWNSFSNIGYVIFAVFLALLNKKDRTYSLLLTWVGISSFLYHSVFIRGYQILDLTAIHLIVSYVFFKLLKFSTKSSTVISMLLAVLAFLKNFIIPDSGRFLVMSFIIPTIFLLIKTYKQKSIVIVLIFLIAFICWLLDSSILCFSNLPFLNGHTLWHLLTAFGFYKIGKLIF; encoded by the coding sequence ATGTTTAATTCAATTTTTAATAAATTATCTCAAAAAGCAATGTTTGGAGGGTTTTGCGAAAAACAGAACCTTAGTTTTCCAGTTGAGATTTGGAACTCGTTTTCAAATATTGGTTATGTGATTTTTGCAGTATTTTTAGCTTTGTTAAATAAAAAAGATAGAACTTACTCTTTACTTTTAACTTGGGTTGGAATTTCGTCTTTTCTCTACCATTCAGTATTTATAAGGGGTTATCAGATATTGGATTTGACAGCGATACATCTAATAGTTTCTTATGTTTTTTTCAAACTCTTGAAGTTTAGTACAAAGTCAAGCACTGTAATCTCGATGTTATTGGCCGTGTTAGCATTCTTAAAGAATTTCATTATCCCAGATAGCGGGAGGTTTTTAGTAATGTCTTTTATAATCCCAACAATATTTTTACTTATTAAAACCTACAAACAAAAATCAATAGTGATTGTATTGATTTTTCTAATCGCGTTTATTTGTTGGCTCCTTGATAGTTCAATTTTATGTTTTTCGAATCTGCCGTTTTTGAATGGTCATACACTTTGGCACTTGCTGACAGCTTTCGGATTTTATAAAATAGGTAAGTTAATTTTTTAG
- the ftsZ gene encoding cell division protein FtsZ, protein MLIQSSNNNFAKIKVVGVGGGGGNAVNNMVLNYMIEGVEFVSANTDAQALANNNAEVKLQLGPETTRGLGAGGNASVGRKAAEESTSAIQEMVAGADMVFVTAGMGGGTGTGAAPIIAKIAKEAGALTVGVVTKPFEFEGKRRMVNALEGIQEMVGAVDTLIVIPNQRLLDIVDKNVSFFEAMRKVDDVLGQAVKSIASLVVSPGLINVDFADVKTVMTNAGTALMGIGTAQGDDRAIEAAKMAVNSPLLDVTIDGATGVLFNISGGPDDLTMTEIDDAAKLIHQVVDPEANIIFGATIDPNMKGTVSITVIATGFREDVNQYGDYQDRTDLADMSKAHTTSQDFYTPTFSIPSYNINESQKDKADEYNLGDYRENALVDDTIEFDEVDNEEKAEYPNYVNYVKQESIDPQTQKNEPKAGFMRFPFAKKQEDIDPNTNMDDFDTPAIFRS, encoded by the coding sequence ATGTTAATACAATCATCAAACAACAACTTTGCAAAAATAAAAGTAGTGGGAGTAGGAGGAGGAGGAGGCAATGCTGTGAATAATATGGTTTTGAACTACATGATTGAAGGTGTAGAATTTGTGTCAGCCAATACAGACGCACAGGCACTTGCAAACAATAATGCAGAAGTAAAGCTTCAACTTGGACCAGAAACGACTAGAGGGCTTGGTGCTGGCGGAAATGCTAGCGTGGGAAGAAAGGCGGCAGAAGAATCTACAAGCGCAATTCAAGAGATGGTTGCAGGAGCTGACATGGTCTTTGTTACAGCTGGTATGGGTGGTGGAACTGGCACAGGTGCTGCACCAATTATTGCTAAAATTGCAAAAGAGGCAGGAGCATTGACAGTTGGGGTGGTAACAAAACCATTTGAATTCGAAGGCAAAAGAAGGATGGTTAATGCCTTAGAGGGTATCCAAGAAATGGTAGGAGCTGTTGACACATTAATTGTTATTCCAAATCAGAGATTACTAGATATTGTAGATAAAAATGTAAGTTTTTTTGAAGCAATGAGGAAGGTTGATGATGTTTTGGGCCAAGCTGTCAAGTCAATAGCTTCGCTTGTAGTTTCTCCAGGTCTTATCAATGTCGATTTTGCTGATGTTAAGACCGTAATGACAAATGCAGGAACTGCACTTATGGGAATTGGTACAGCTCAAGGTGATGATAGGGCAATTGAGGCTGCCAAAATGGCAGTAAACTCACCGTTGCTTGATGTGACTATAGATGGAGCAACTGGGGTGCTGTTCAATATTTCTGGTGGTCCAGATGATTTGACAATGACAGAAATTGATGATGCTGCAAAGCTTATACATCAAGTAGTTGATCCAGAGGCGAATATTATATTTGGTGCAACAATCGATCCGAATATGAAAGGTACAGTTTCAATAACAGTTATTGCTACAGGGTTTAGAGAAGATGTAAATCAATATGGTGATTATCAAGACCGCACTGATCTTGCTGATATGAGCAAGGCTCATACTACAAGTCAGGATTTCTATACACCAACATTTTCAATTCCTAGCTACAATATTAACGAAAGTCAAAAAGATAAAGCTGATGAATATAACTTAGGGGATTATCGAGAAAATGCGCTGGTTGATGACACTATAGAATTTGATGAAGTTGATAATGAGGAGAAAGCGGAGTATCCAAATTATGTAAATTATGTGAAGCAAGAAAGTATTGATCCTCAAACGCAAAAAAATGAACCTAAAGCAGGATTTATGAGGTTTCCATTTGCAAAAAAGCAAGAAGATATAGATCCAAATACAAATATGGATGATTTTGATACTCCTGCAATATTTAGGAGTTAA